One Deinococcus grandis DNA window includes the following coding sequences:
- the ndk gene encoding nucleoside-diphosphate kinase — MERTFAMIKPDGVRRGLTPEILARIQRKGYRVVGLKQMVIARETAEAHYGEHKERPFFGELVDFITGGPVVAIALEGENAIAGWRAMMGATNPANAAPGSIRADFATTTGENVTHGSDSTESAARELALFFKDGELLA; from the coding sequence ATGGAACGCACCTTTGCCATGATCAAACCCGACGGCGTCCGCCGCGGCCTGACCCCCGAGATCCTCGCCCGCATCCAGCGCAAGGGCTACCGCGTGGTGGGCCTCAAGCAGATGGTCATCGCCCGCGAGACCGCCGAAGCGCACTACGGCGAGCACAAGGAGCGCCCCTTCTTCGGTGAACTGGTGGACTTCATCACCGGCGGGCCCGTCGTCGCCATCGCCCTGGAAGGCGAGAACGCCATCGCCGGCTGGCGCGCCATGATGGGCGCGACCAACCCCGCCAACGCCGCCCCCGGCAGCATCCGCGCCGACTTCGCCACCACCACCGGCGAGAACGTCACGCATGGCAGCGACAGCACCGAGAGCGCCGCGCGCGAACTGGCCCTGTTCTTCAAGGACGGCGAACTGCTCGCCTGA
- a CDS encoding AI-2E family transporter → MPRPSPTPRPQSSPGDPTRLNAFQYVWRSPWVRALVFLLAIYVAWRFVGQIRTVLVSFTVAFLIAYLANPLLNWLERGRVRRGLGVFFVVLIFAGLLSLAGLLLATVSGQLITLIQKLPAQIGSLGDVLDRMTSWLSARGVPGLDNSRERLITAAQDYVQNFGQNIVPILQNALSSTGTLLNSLVSIGGVVGQVLLILLMSIYLMIDYSRVNAALLNVFPRPWQPRVMEFSDLVGTAVGGYVRGQLLIASFIGVFVWLGLTIVGIPSAAAIGFLAGAFNIVPYLGPIIGATPAILLALTLPGALLKIVAVIVVFVAANQIEGNFLSPYILSRTTDLHPITVLVAILIGASLLGFAGALLAVPLVALGKLMLQRYYYPSRVYTDGP, encoded by the coding sequence GTGCCCCGACCTTCCCCCACGCCCCGTCCTCAGTCGTCTCCCGGTGATCCCACCCGCCTGAACGCCTTTCAGTACGTGTGGCGCAGCCCGTGGGTGCGGGCGCTGGTGTTCCTGCTGGCCATTTACGTCGCGTGGCGGTTCGTGGGGCAGATCCGGACGGTGCTGGTCAGTTTCACGGTGGCGTTCCTGATCGCGTACCTGGCCAATCCGCTGCTGAACTGGCTGGAGCGGGGCCGGGTGCGGCGCGGGCTGGGTGTGTTCTTCGTGGTGCTGATCTTCGCGGGCCTGCTGAGCCTGGCGGGGCTGCTGCTGGCGACCGTGTCGGGGCAGCTGATCACGCTGATCCAGAAACTGCCGGCTCAGATCGGGTCGCTGGGGGACGTGCTGGACCGCATGACGTCCTGGCTGTCGGCGCGGGGTGTGCCGGGCCTGGACAACTCCCGCGAGCGGCTGATCACGGCCGCACAGGACTACGTGCAGAACTTCGGGCAGAACATCGTCCCGATCCTGCAGAACGCGCTGTCCTCGACCGGGACGCTGCTGAACAGCCTCGTGTCGATCGGCGGGGTGGTCGGGCAGGTGCTGCTGATCCTGCTGATGAGCATCTACCTGATGATCGACTACAGCCGCGTGAACGCCGCGCTGCTGAACGTGTTCCCGCGCCCGTGGCAGCCGCGCGTCATGGAGTTCAGCGATCTGGTCGGCACGGCGGTCGGCGGGTACGTGCGCGGGCAGCTGCTGATCGCGTCGTTCATCGGGGTGTTCGTGTGGCTGGGCCTGACCATCGTGGGGATTCCCAGTGCCGCCGCGATCGGGTTCCTGGCGGGGGCGTTCAATATCGTGCCGTACCTGGGGCCGATCATCGGCGCGACCCCGGCGATCCTGCTGGCGCTGACGCTGCCGGGCGCGCTGCTGAAGATCGTGGCGGTGATCGTGGTGTTCGTGGCGGCCAACCAGATCGAGGGGAACTTCCTCAGTCCGTACATCCTGAGCCGCACGACGGACCTGCATCCGATCACGGTGCTCGTCGCCATCCTGATCGGGGCGTCGCTGCTGGGCTTCGCCGGGGCGCTGCTGGCGGTGCCGCTCGTGGCGCTGGGGAAGCTGATGCTGCAGCGGTACTACTACCCCAGTCGCGTGTACACCGACGGGCCCTGA
- the rplQ gene encoding 50S ribosomal protein L17, producing the protein MRHGKAGRKLNRNSSARTALARAQATALLREGRIQTTLTKAKELRPFVEKLITTAKGGDLHARRLVAQDIHDNAVLRKVMDEVAPKYAERPGGYTRILRVGTRRGDGVTMALIELV; encoded by the coding sequence ATGCGTCACGGTAAAGCCGGTCGCAAGCTCAACCGCAACAGCAGCGCCCGCACCGCCCTGGCCCGCGCCCAGGCGACGGCCCTGCTGCGCGAGGGCCGCATCCAGACGACCCTCACGAAGGCCAAAGAGCTTCGCCCCTTCGTCGAGAAACTGATCACCACCGCCAAGGGCGGCGATCTGCACGCCCGCCGCCTCGTCGCCCAGGACATCCACGACAACGCCGTGCTGCGTAAAGTCATGGACGAAGTGGCCCCCAAGTACGCCGAGCGTCCCGGTGGCTACACCCGCATCCTGCGCGTCGGCACCCGCCGCGGTGACGGCGTCACCATGGCCCTCATCGAACTGGTCTGA
- a CDS encoding GGDEF domain-containing protein: protein MTDRPDPARPTLDHASWSRHQYHRMILPGGVVAFAAPLWLHHQQPFLAPFDQQVLPLMLATYVLLTALSWLSLPLFWLECAIIVQLDGFVTWRVGAVLFTPDLDARAAQLAATLPWVIVALLITSWVVPERASLSVNGIVVGAIALLGVAWWPAPPWTAEQVQLMNVLLQLLMAAATVIVAQTVVLRRHHLISVRARQALQEAHTDVLTGLPNRRALLHALEEHAHDQRGGLLAVGLLDVDHFKLINDRHGHATGDEVLRRLAVHLRSHQHAQQAGVVGRYGGEEFLLILRVPDPSSAHDACERLRRRLANEPLHGLNVTVSVGLVVTAVFSSIEGPTARPSIPLPTAAEDGYSLRSFQVC from the coding sequence ATGACCGACCGACCCGACCCGGCGCGCCCGACGCTGGATCACGCCTCGTGGAGCCGTCACCAGTACCACCGGATGATCCTCCCGGGCGGCGTCGTCGCCTTCGCGGCGCCGCTGTGGCTGCACCACCAGCAGCCGTTCCTGGCGCCCTTCGACCAGCAGGTGCTCCCGCTGATGCTCGCCACGTACGTGCTGCTCACCGCGCTGAGCTGGCTGTCCCTGCCGCTCTTCTGGCTGGAATGCGCGATCATCGTGCAACTGGACGGCTTCGTCACGTGGCGCGTCGGTGCGGTGCTGTTCACCCCCGACCTGGACGCCCGCGCGGCGCAACTGGCCGCCACCCTCCCGTGGGTGATCGTGGCGCTGCTGATCACCAGCTGGGTGGTGCCCGAACGCGCCAGCCTGTCCGTGAACGGCATCGTCGTGGGCGCCATCGCCCTGCTCGGCGTCGCCTGGTGGCCCGCCCCACCCTGGACCGCCGAGCAGGTGCAGCTCATGAACGTCCTGCTGCAACTCCTGATGGCCGCCGCGACCGTTATCGTCGCGCAGACCGTCGTGCTGCGCCGCCACCACCTGATCAGCGTCCGCGCCCGCCAGGCCCTCCAGGAGGCCCACACCGACGTCCTGACCGGTCTGCCCAACCGCCGCGCGCTGCTGCACGCCCTGGAGGAACACGCCCACGACCAGCGGGGCGGCCTGCTCGCCGTGGGCCTGCTGGACGTGGATCACTTCAAGCTCATCAACGACCGGCACGGGCACGCCACCGGGGACGAGGTGCTGCGCCGGCTGGCCGTGCACCTGCGCAGCCACCAGCACGCGCAGCAGGCCGGTGTCGTGGGCCGCTACGGCGGCGAGGAATTCCTGCTGATCCTGCGCGTCCCCGACCCCAGCAGCGCCCACGACGCCTGCGAACGCCTGCGCCGCCGCCTCGCGAACGAACCGCTGCACGGCCTGAACGTTACCGTCAGCGTCGGCCTGGTCGTCACAGCGGTTTTCAGTTCCATTGAAGGGCCAACAGCACGCCCTTCAATTCCACTTCCAACCGCTGCTGAGGACGGCTACTCGCTTCGCTCGTTTCAGGTGTGTTGA
- a CDS encoding RodZ domain-containing protein: protein MTSFGAALRQAREGLGLSTQDVALRTKIRGDYLRALEDGNLAALPERTFARSYLTRYARELGLDPQPLLSDFDRALPAPAGSSAATRVTAPVRPARRPGALWAALAVGALLIAGAAAYQFTRGGGSPQTAVTPAAGAAAAGAAGTGSGTAGAATTPQAVQTVRLTVKVTPPGARVYLDNRDLGTAPVLAFPVDARRQAELRVELAGREPLRQAVDVSRSRDLRVTLNPSGKASVLTDAARPATPPRTGTGAKAAGSAAAAPKPTQTPASGVKVTYSGPSWTRVTDAAGRIVFEGTPPAGTVKAFPKGVTIRTGNAAAVSVSVSGGPSAPLGQSGQVVTRTF from the coding sequence GTGACGAGCTTTGGAGCCGCCCTTCGACAGGCCCGCGAGGGGCTGGGTCTCAGCACGCAGGACGTCGCCCTGCGCACCAAGATCCGCGGGGATTACCTGCGGGCGCTGGAGGACGGCAACCTGGCCGCGCTGCCCGAACGGACCTTCGCCCGCTCGTACCTGACCCGCTACGCGCGGGAACTGGGCCTGGACCCGCAGCCGCTCCTGAGTGACTTCGACCGGGCACTCCCGGCCCCCGCCGGGTCGTCCGCCGCGACCCGCGTCACCGCGCCGGTCCGGCCCGCCCGGCGCCCCGGCGCGCTGTGGGCCGCCCTGGCCGTCGGCGCCCTGCTGATCGCCGGGGCGGCCGCGTACCAGTTCACACGCGGCGGGGGCAGTCCCCAGACGGCCGTCACCCCCGCGGCGGGCGCGGCAGCGGCGGGGGCGGCCGGGACGGGCAGCGGCACGGCGGGCGCGGCGACCACGCCCCAGGCCGTACAGACGGTCCGCCTGACGGTGAAGGTCACGCCGCCCGGCGCGCGGGTGTACCTCGACAACCGCGACCTGGGGACCGCGCCGGTCCTGGCGTTCCCGGTGGACGCCCGGCGGCAGGCGGAACTGCGCGTGGAACTCGCGGGTCGTGAGCCGCTGCGGCAGGCGGTGGACGTGAGCCGCAGCCGCGACCTGCGCGTGACTCTCAATCCCAGCGGGAAGGCCAGCGTCCTGACCGACGCGGCCCGTCCCGCCACTCCCCCGCGCACCGGGACCGGCGCCAAGGCGGCAGGCAGCGCGGCGGCAGCGCCGAAGCCCACGCAGACCCCTGCGAGCGGCGTGAAGGTCACGTACAGCGGCCCGTCATGGACGCGCGTGACGGACGCCGCGGGCCGCATCGTGTTCGAGGGCACCCCTCCGGCCGGGACCGTGAAGGCCTTTCCGAAGGGCGTGACCATCCGCACCGGGAATGCCGCGGCGGTCAGCGTCAGCGTCAGCGGCGGGCCCAGCGCGCCCCTGGGGCAGTCCGGTCAGGTCGTGACCCGCACCTTCTGA
- a CDS encoding DNA-directed RNA polymerase subunit alpha: protein MDQKRPQLKARVDGDYGEFVLEPLTRGYGVTIGNPIRRILMSSIPGTAVTSVYIEDVLHEFSTIPGVKEDVIQIILNLKELVVKFHATGPKTLTLRAQGEGVVKASAFEVPSDAEIVNPDLVIANLAEDGKLVMEVRIEEGEGYVPADKHATKDRINSIPVDAMFSPVRRVAYHVENTRVGQQTDLDRLILRVWTDGSTSPQDTLDKAVEILREELTVFGNVETLPAAAPEYQQPVYTPAPTAPNVYDLPPSTASLNLNPGDYPAEMDSPRVTLEGLGLTTRVLHSLKEEGIDSVDALCALSDRDLKKVPGIGERSLDEIKQQLAQFGLALRD, encoded by the coding sequence GTGGATCAAAAGCGCCCTCAACTCAAAGCCCGCGTGGACGGCGACTACGGCGAGTTCGTCCTGGAACCGCTCACCCGCGGCTACGGCGTCACCATCGGGAACCCCATCCGGCGCATCCTGATGTCCTCCATCCCCGGTACCGCCGTCACCAGCGTGTACATCGAGGACGTCCTGCATGAGTTCTCCACCATTCCCGGCGTCAAGGAAGACGTCATCCAGATCATCCTGAACCTCAAGGAACTCGTGGTGAAATTCCACGCGACCGGCCCCAAGACCCTCACCCTGCGCGCGCAGGGCGAAGGCGTCGTCAAGGCCAGCGCCTTCGAGGTCCCCAGCGACGCCGAGATCGTCAACCCTGACCTGGTCATCGCCAACCTCGCCGAGGACGGCAAACTGGTTATGGAAGTGCGCATCGAGGAAGGCGAAGGCTACGTCCCCGCGGACAAGCACGCCACCAAAGACCGCATCAACTCGATCCCCGTCGACGCGATGTTCTCCCCCGTGCGCCGCGTGGCGTACCACGTCGAGAACACCCGCGTGGGCCAGCAGACTGACCTGGACCGCCTGATCCTGCGCGTCTGGACCGACGGCAGCACCAGCCCCCAGGACACCCTGGACAAGGCTGTTGAGATCCTGCGTGAGGAACTCACGGTGTTCGGCAACGTGGAGACCCTCCCCGCCGCCGCCCCCGAGTACCAGCAGCCCGTCTACACCCCCGCGCCCACCGCGCCGAACGTGTACGACCTGCCGCCCAGCACCGCCAGCCTGAACCTGAACCCCGGCGACTACCCCGCCGAGATGGACTCCCCCCGCGTGACCCTCGAGGGTCTGGGCCTCACCACCCGCGTGCTGCACTCCCTGAAGGAAGAAGGCATCGACAGCGTGGACGCCCTGTGCGCCCTGTCCGACCGCGACCTGAAAAAGGTCCCCGGCATCGGCGAGCGCAGCCTCGACGAGATCAAGCAGCAACTCGCCCAGTTCGGCCTCGCCCTGCGCGACTGA
- a CDS encoding ABC transporter permease, which yields MDGLIAQIFTTAFLATFIRSVVPLLLTALGGLFSERSGVVNIALEGLIIFGALSAAVSTHLLTPSLGAAAPWVGWLAGMLVGGLIAWIHAVLSIKYRADQVISGTAINLLATGVPAVVLTALYGVSNESPKVEYALPLWGAGELRFSPPVFFAFLAVAITWYVMYRTPYGLRLRATGEQPGAAASMGVNVRRMRYSAVIMSGVLAGTAGAFLSIGNLDSYVRNISAGAGFIALAALIFGQWKPLGVLGATLLFGLLQALSIALGGTNLLPSTLVQALPYLITILALIFTGRSRAPKALGQTYDG from the coding sequence ATGGACGGCCTCATCGCACAGATCTTCACCACGGCGTTCCTCGCCACCTTCATCCGCAGCGTCGTGCCGCTGCTGCTGACCGCGCTGGGCGGCCTGTTCAGCGAACGCAGCGGCGTCGTGAACATCGCCCTGGAAGGCCTGATCATCTTCGGGGCGCTGTCCGCCGCCGTCAGCACGCACCTGCTGACCCCCAGCCTCGGCGCGGCCGCCCCGTGGGTGGGCTGGCTGGCCGGGATGCTGGTCGGCGGCCTGATCGCCTGGATTCACGCGGTCCTGAGCATCAAGTACCGCGCCGATCAGGTGATCAGCGGCACGGCCATCAACCTGCTCGCCACCGGCGTACCTGCCGTGGTCCTGACCGCGCTGTACGGCGTGTCCAACGAGAGCCCCAAGGTCGAGTACGCGCTGCCGCTGTGGGGCGCGGGCGAACTGCGCTTCTCGCCGCCGGTGTTCTTCGCGTTCCTGGCCGTGGCGATCACGTGGTACGTGATGTACCGCACGCCGTACGGCCTGCGCCTGCGCGCCACCGGTGAGCAGCCGGGCGCGGCGGCCAGCATGGGCGTGAACGTGCGCCGCATGCGCTACAGCGCCGTGATCATGTCCGGCGTGCTGGCCGGCACCGCCGGGGCGTTCCTGAGCATCGGGAACCTCGACTCGTACGTGCGCAACATCAGCGCCGGCGCGGGCTTCATCGCGCTGGCCGCGCTGATCTTCGGGCAGTGGAAACCGCTGGGCGTGCTGGGCGCCACGCTGCTGTTCGGCCTGCTGCAGGCCCTGAGCATCGCGCTGGGCGGCACCAACCTCCTGCCGAGCACGCTGGTGCAGGCCCTGCCGTACCTGATCACGATCCTGGCGCTGATCTTCACGGGCCGCAGCCGCGCGCCCAAGGCGCTGGGCCAGACCTACGACGGCTGA
- the rpmJ gene encoding 50S ribosomal protein L36, protein MKVRSSVKKMCDNCKVIRRHGRVLVICSNVKHKQRQG, encoded by the coding sequence ATGAAAGTTCGTAGCAGTGTCAAAAAGATGTGCGACAACTGCAAAGTGATCCGCCGCCATGGTCGCGTGCTGGTCATTTGCTCCAACGTCAAGCACAAGCAGAGGCAGGGTTAA
- the rpsD gene encoding 30S ribosomal protein S4 has translation MGRFRGSITKLSRREGINLAETEKVQKYLDKRPYAPGQHGQRRGRGRPSDYSVRLREKQKLARLYGIGEKQFRNLFEEAANVPGVTGTVFLQLLERRLDNVVFRMGFASTRRQARQFVGHGHILVNGKKVDIASYRVKIGDEISVSDLGRKIGFIQENMEAQKRRRVSPWVELDAENFKGTFSRLPAREDLALPINENFIIEYYSR, from the coding sequence ATGGGTCGTTTCCGTGGATCGATTACCAAACTCAGCCGCCGCGAAGGCATCAACCTCGCGGAGACCGAAAAAGTCCAGAAGTACCTGGACAAGCGCCCCTACGCGCCCGGCCAGCACGGCCAGCGCCGTGGCCGCGGCCGCCCCAGCGACTACAGCGTGCGTCTGCGCGAAAAGCAGAAACTCGCCCGTCTGTACGGCATCGGGGAAAAGCAGTTCCGTAACCTCTTCGAGGAAGCGGCCAACGTTCCCGGCGTGACCGGCACCGTGTTCCTGCAGCTGCTCGAACGCCGCCTAGACAACGTCGTCTTCCGCATGGGCTTCGCGAGCACCCGCCGCCAGGCCCGCCAGTTCGTCGGCCACGGCCACATCCTGGTCAACGGCAAGAAGGTCGACATCGCCAGCTACCGCGTCAAGATCGGCGACGAGATCAGCGTGTCCGACCTGGGCCGCAAGATCGGCTTCATCCAGGAAAACATGGAAGCGCAGAAGCGCCGCCGCGTGAGCCCCTGGGTCGAACTGGACGCCGAGAACTTCAAGGGCACCTTCTCCCGCCTCCCCGCGCGTGAAGACCTCGCCCTGCCCATCAACGAGAACTTCATCATCGAGTACTACTCGCGCTAA
- the rpsM gene encoding 30S ribosomal protein S13, whose amino-acid sequence MARIAGVDLPREKRVEIALTYIYGIGLTRSKEVLERTGINPDTRVKNLSEGEQSTLREAIEKTYKVEGDLRSEVGQNIKRLMDIGAYRGLRHRRGLPVRGQRTKTNARTRKGPRKTVAGKKKATRK is encoded by the coding sequence ATGGCGCGTATTGCTGGCGTTGACCTGCCCCGCGAAAAGCGCGTCGAAATCGCGCTCACCTACATCTACGGCATCGGCCTGACCCGCAGCAAAGAAGTTCTGGAACGCACCGGCATCAACCCGGACACCCGCGTCAAGAACCTCAGCGAAGGCGAGCAGAGCACCCTGCGTGAAGCCATCGAGAAGACCTACAAGGTCGAAGGTGACCTCCGCAGCGAAGTCGGCCAGAACATCAAGCGCCTGATGGACATCGGCGCCTACCGCGGCCTGCGTCACCGCCGCGGTCTGCCCGTGCGCGGCCAGCGCACCAAGACGAACGCGCGCACCCGCAAGGGCCCCCGCAAGACCGTCGCCGGCAAGAAAAAGGCCACGAGGAAGTAA
- a CDS encoding ABC transporter permease, with amino-acid sequence MTHDSHPRPSGDAARIALIACAVAALGMLLFPLATLGRGFSADAVLMHVTGSVMNLTSNQQAPLPPTGTVLALAWAALAALLVTLAGAWGRQRWFWVTGLLTFGLATAAVVVLGGALDDQTRRVLADTTLRPGAKRQLGNFYASGGMNLGLFLPALAGLIAAGAGLSAAPRVWQAFNRMRSLLVPVAAIGMAILVGALVVLIVQPSVNQSGAPLGLWGAWLAKSDLVYFVYSTLFAPVTALNPLLDSLKLATPLIFTGLSVAFAFRTGLFNIGAPGQLTMGAIAAMLVGVYGPPSLGYGLLALSVLAAAAGGALWGAIPGLLKARFGSSEVINTIMLNYIASSVLVFLIGSDSFPFLGREYPQPLKAEGSNPQSELLNGEAQLRPLLEVLNVGQNGQVALSIGLLVALVTFVIVRLLVRKNRSLIALAAAAALGALTWPIGIPVSVTGSQLNGAFLIALLCAAGFGMLMWRTAAGYALRAVGLSPKAAEYGGISVAKNTILAMTIAGMFAGLAGTHYVNGGALDEYRLKQNMPVNVGFDGIAVALMGQSTPAGVVASSVLFGTIDTGAVSVTTKLSKVNSDIVTVLKALIVLFIAAGGFLSRRVTSPPPPALAAAADRHETPAAADVTKTLTPQPNVAQASEDITREGK; translated from the coding sequence GTGACCCACGATTCTCACCCTCGCCCATCCGGCGACGCGGCCCGCATTGCGCTGATCGCCTGCGCCGTCGCCGCCCTGGGCATGCTCCTCTTCCCCCTGGCCACCCTGGGCCGGGGCTTCAGTGCCGACGCCGTCCTGATGCACGTCACGGGCAGCGTCATGAACCTCACCTCCAACCAGCAGGCCCCGCTGCCCCCCACCGGCACGGTCCTGGCGCTGGCCTGGGCCGCGCTGGCCGCGCTGCTCGTGACCCTGGCCGGCGCCTGGGGCCGCCAGCGCTGGTTCTGGGTGACGGGCCTCCTCACCTTCGGGCTGGCCACCGCCGCCGTGGTCGTGCTGGGCGGCGCCCTGGACGACCAGACCCGGCGCGTGCTGGCCGACACGACCCTGCGCCCCGGCGCCAAGCGTCAGCTGGGGAACTTCTACGCCAGCGGCGGCATGAACCTGGGCCTGTTCCTCCCGGCCCTGGCGGGATTGATCGCCGCCGGTGCCGGCCTGAGCGCCGCGCCGCGCGTGTGGCAGGCGTTCAACCGCATGCGCAGCCTGCTCGTGCCGGTCGCCGCGATCGGGATGGCCATCCTGGTCGGCGCGCTCGTCGTGCTGATCGTGCAGCCCAGCGTGAACCAGAGCGGCGCGCCCCTGGGCCTGTGGGGCGCGTGGCTGGCCAAGTCGGACCTGGTGTACTTCGTGTACTCCACGCTGTTCGCGCCGGTCACGGCCCTGAACCCGCTGCTGGACAGCCTGAAGCTGGCCACCCCGCTGATCTTCACCGGTCTGAGCGTCGCGTTCGCGTTCCGCACGGGCCTGTTCAACATCGGCGCGCCCGGGCAGCTGACCATGGGCGCCATCGCCGCGATGCTCGTCGGCGTGTACGGCCCGCCCAGCCTGGGCTACGGCCTGCTGGCCCTGAGCGTCCTGGCCGCCGCAGCCGGGGGGGCCCTGTGGGGCGCCATTCCGGGTCTGCTCAAGGCGCGCTTCGGGTCCAGCGAGGTCATCAACACGATCATGCTGAACTACATCGCGTCGTCGGTGCTGGTGTTCCTGATCGGCAGCGACTCTTTCCCGTTCCTGGGCCGCGAGTACCCGCAACCCCTGAAGGCCGAGGGCTCGAACCCGCAGAGCGAACTGCTGAACGGTGAGGCGCAGCTGCGGCCCCTGCTGGAAGTCCTGAACGTCGGCCAGAACGGTCAGGTGGCCCTGAGTATCGGCCTGCTGGTGGCGCTGGTGACCTTCGTGATCGTGCGGCTGCTCGTCCGTAAGAACCGCAGCCTGATCGCCCTAGCGGCCGCCGCCGCGCTGGGCGCCCTGACGTGGCCGATCGGGATTCCGGTCAGCGTCACCGGCAGTCAGCTGAACGGCGCGTTCCTGATCGCGCTGCTGTGCGCGGCGGGCTTCGGCATGCTGATGTGGCGCACCGCCGCCGGGTACGCCCTGCGCGCCGTGGGCCTGTCCCCCAAGGCCGCCGAGTACGGCGGGATCAGCGTCGCGAAGAACACCATCCTGGCCATGACCATCGCGGGCATGTTCGCGGGTCTGGCCGGCACGCACTACGTGAACGGCGGCGCGCTCGACGAGTACCGCCTGAAGCAGAACATGCCCGTGAACGTCGGCTTCGACGGGATCGCCGTGGCCCTGATGGGCCAGAGCACCCCGGCGGGCGTGGTGGCGTCCAGCGTACTGTTCGGCACCATCGACACCGGCGCGGTCAGCGTGACCACCAAGCTCTCCAAAGTGAACAGCGACATCGTGACGGTGCTCAAGGCACTGATCGTGCTGTTCATCGCCGCCGGGGGCTTCCTGAGCCGCCGCGTCACCTCTCCCCCACCGCCCGCCCTGGCCGCCGCCGCGGACCGCCACGAGACGCCGGCCGCCGCTGACGTCACCAAGACCCTCACCCCGCAGCCGAACGTGGCCCAGGCCAGCGAGGACATCACCCGGGAAGGCAAATAA
- the rpsK gene encoding 30S ribosomal protein S11: protein MAKSTKGKTPRRARRNISAGRAYVHASYNNTIVTITDLDGNSVAWSSGGTIGYKGSKKGTPYAAQLAAADAVKKAQQTFGMNIVDVIVRGSGSGREQAIRAIQASGIEVKSIMDDTPVPHNGCRPKKKFRA, encoded by the coding sequence ATGGCGAAGAGCACCAAAGGCAAGACCCCGCGCCGCGCCCGGCGCAACATCAGCGCTGGCCGCGCGTACGTGCACGCCAGCTACAACAACACCATCGTCACCATCACCGACCTCGACGGCAACAGCGTTGCCTGGAGCAGCGGCGGGACGATCGGCTACAAGGGCAGCAAGAAGGGCACCCCCTACGCCGCCCAGCTGGCCGCCGCTGACGCCGTCAAGAAGGCCCAGCAGACCTTCGGCATGAACATTGTCGACGTGATCGTGCGCGGCAGCGGCTCCGGCCGCGAGCAGGCCATCCGCGCCATCCAGGCGTCGGGCATCGAAGTGAAGTCCATCATGGACGACACCCCCGTGCCGCACAACGGCTGCCGCCCCAAGAAGAAGTTCCGCGCCTAA
- the infA gene encoding translation initiation factor IF-1 yields MPEQREKRKKEESDTVRAEGVVEEALPNTTFRVKLDTGHDILAYISGKMRIHYIRILPGDRVVLEISPYDTTRGRIVYRK; encoded by the coding sequence ATGCCGGAACAGCGGGAAAAGCGTAAGAAGGAAGAGTCCGATACCGTGCGGGCCGAGGGCGTGGTCGAAGAGGCGCTGCCGAACACCACGTTCCGCGTGAAGCTCGATACCGGGCACGACATCCTGGCTTACATCAGCGGCAAGATGCGGATCCATTACATCCGCATCCTGCCCGGGGACCGTGTGGTTCTGGAAATCAGTCCCTACGACACGACGCGCGGACGCATCGTCTACCGCAAGTAA